In Puntigrus tetrazona isolate hp1 chromosome 18, ASM1883169v1, whole genome shotgun sequence, one genomic interval encodes:
- the usp8 gene encoding ubiquitin carboxyl-terminal hydrolase 8 isoform X1, protein MPSVSTGVKDLYLSTSLGDLNKKAEIKPDKTSTRHYVQSACKIFKAAEECRLDRDEEKAYVLYMKYLTVYDLIKKRPDFKQQQDFFLSMLGPTSFKKAIEEAEKLSESLKLRYEEVEVRKQLEEKERKEERSRREERIEKDGRASLRGASEKKDSKKQVKEEPNNSGCDKGSISAKDLFQLMKDPSISVLVMDARSRQDFEESQMCVPSQTCISVPEEAISPGMTVNQIELKLPEVSLDDWKRRGFVDYVVLLDWFSCVSDLRLGSTLQSLKDALYKWDSSTILRSEPLVLDGGYESWLLFYPMYTSNAKVRPPRQQTASSLPQLNFSYPSLEEPKPVSVCEEPAAAPQLNGRSSDPEPPTEPPAATPAPLTQPAKAEPPSAPTASPRHTPQVDRSKKPAVKPAASAKLSEEPPVSDAPAAHNGPVVPDRSGKPPLDPSRALSEEERREIHAQTLGLMEKARREQEQRKRALEEKEQSDRKKEEEKQQDRKKLERQTAEEEEQGDARDDKNRRTQKDVPLDPAMKSMSLDSPAPFSAREPLTRAHSEEMGRTVPGLPDGWMKFLDTVTGTYRYYHSPTNRVHLYPPEVHTPQVQPKAKPPPAAESEKEKEQERKREKEREREQSKLKRSYSSPDISQELSGERKPAAIPTFNRENKPLTAAAYTKVEITRPSAAKIRNLNPVFGGQGPLLTGLRNLGNTCYMNSILQCLCNTVAMAEYFNRNYYQDDINRANILGHKGEVAEEFSVIMKALWSGQYKMISPQDFKGTICKINNRFSSYEHQDSQELLLFLMDGLHEDLNKADKRRGYKEEDIDHLDDVSAAELAWSKHKLLNESIIVALFQGQFKSTVQCMSCQHKSRTFETFMYLTLEMTPSSKCSLQDCLKLFSKEERLTDSNRFYCRHCKTHRDAIKKMQIWKVPPILLVHLKRFKYDGRWREKLQTLVDFPLDNLDLTQYVIGPKQNLKKYHLYAVSNHYGGMDGGHYTAYCKNPVKQRWFKFDDHEVSDISASSVRSAAAYIFFYSSL, encoded by the exons ATGCCGTCCGTGTCCACCGGAGTGAAGGATCTGTATCTGTCCACATCACTGGGCGATCTGAACAAGAAAGCAGAAATCAAGCCGGATAAAACCAGCACCAGACA CTATGTCCAGAGCGCCTGTAAGATCTTCAAAGCGGCTGAGGAGTGTCGTCTGGACCGCGATGAGGAGAAAGCGTATGTCCTCTACATGAAGTACCTGACCGTCTATGACCTCATCAAGAAGAGACCGGACTTCAAGCAGCAGCAG GATTTCTTCCTGTCTATGCTCGGACCGACCAGCTTTAAAAAGGCCATTGAGGAGGCAGAGAAGCTTTCAGAGAGTTTGAAGCTCCG GTATGAGGAAGTAGAAGTGCGCAAACAgctggaagagaaagagagaaaggaggagagGAGTCGGCGAGAAGAAAGAATTGAAAAAGATGGCCGTGCTTCCCTGAGAGGAGCTTCAGAGAAGAAGGACAGTAAGAAG CAGGTTAAAGAGGAGCCCAATAACAGCGGATGTGATAAAG GAAGCATCAGCGCTAAGGATCTGTTCCAGCTGATGAAGGATCCCAGTATAAGTGTGCTGGTGATGGATGCACGGAGCAGGCAGGACTTCGAGGAGTCTCAGATGTGTGTCCCGTCTCAGACGTGTATCAGTGTTCCTGAGGAGGCCATCAGTCCAGG GATGACGGTGAATCAGATCGAGCTGAAGCTCCCTGAAGTGTCTCTGGACGACTGGAAGCGCCGTGGCTTCGTGGATTACGTGGTTCTTCTGGACTGGTTCAGCTGCGTCTCTGACCTCAGACTGGGCTCCACTCTACAGAGCCTGAAGGACGCTCTCTATAAG tgggACAGCAGCACTATCCTGCGCAGTGAGCCTCTGGTGCTGGACGGAGGTTATGAAAGCTGGCTGCTCTTTTATCCGATGTACACCAGCAACGCTAAAGTCAGACCCCCTCGACAGCAGACGGCCAGCAGCCTGCCCCAGC TGAACTTCTCGTACCCGTCTCTGGAGGAGCCCAAAcccgtgagtgtgtgtgaggagccTGCAGCGGCCCCGCAGCTCAACGGCAGGAGCAGTGACCCGGAGCCGCCCACAGAGCCGCCCGCAGCCACACCGGCGCCGCTCACACAGCCTGCTAAAGCAGAGCCCCCCTCCGCTCCCACCGCCTCGCCCCGACACACTCCACAG GTGGACCGCTCCAAAAAACCAGCCGTCAAACCGGCAGCGAGCGCTAAGCTCAGCGAGGAGCCCCCGGTTAGCGACGCCCCCGCGGCACACAACGGCCCCGTGGTCCCTGACCGCTCCGGCAAACCCCCGCTGGACCCCTCCAGAGCCCTGAGCGAGGAGGAGCGCCGGGAGATCCACGCCCAGACACTCGGCCTGATGGAGAAAGCTCGGAGAGAGCAGGAGCAGCGCAAACGAgccctggaggagaaagagcAGAGCGACaggaagaaggaggaggagaagcaGCAGGACAGGAAGAAGCTGGAGAGACAGAcggcagaagaagaagagcaggGAGACGCCAGAGACGACAAGAACAGGAGAACACAGAAAGATGTGCCTCTGGACCCTGCCATGAAGAGCATGTCCCTGGATTCACCTGCTCCCTTCAGTGCT agGGAGCCGCTGACGCGAGCACACAGTGAGGAGATGGGTCGGACCGTCCCTGGGCTGCCGGACGGCTGGATGAAG TTTCTGGACACGGTGACGGGCACCTACAGATACTACCACTCTCCCACCAACCGCGTGCACCTGTATCCTCCGGAGGTCCACACGCCTCAGGTCCAGCCCAAAGCCAAGCCTCCGCCGGCCGCCGAGAGCGAGAAGGAGAAGGAGCAGGAGCGCAAGAGAGAGAAGGAGCGGGAGAGAGAGCAGTCCAAACTCAAACGCTCGTACTCGTCTCCAGACATCAGCCAGGAGCTGAGCGGCGAGAGAAAACCTGCAGCTATACCCACCTTCAACAGAGAgaacaa gCCGCTGACCGCCGCTGCGTACACTAAGGTGGAGATCACTCGTCCGTCTGCAGCGAAGATCCGGAACCTGAACCCGGTGTTTGGGGGTCAGGGGCCGTTGCTAACGGGCCTCCGTAACCTCGGCAACACCTGCTACATGAACTCCATCCTCCAGTGTCTGTGTAACACAGTCGCCATGGCGGAGTACTTCAACCGGAACTACTATCAGGACGACATTAACCG gGCCAATATTCTGGGTCATAAGGGCGAGGTGGCCGAGGAGTTCAGCGTCATCATGAAGGCGCTGTGGTCAGGACAGTATAAAATGATCAGCCCGCAGGATTTTAAAGGCACCATCTGTAAGATCAACAACCGCTTCTCCAGCTACGAGCACCAGGACTCTCAGGAGCTGCTGCTGTTCCTGATGGACGGCCTTCACGAGGACCTCAACAAG GCGGATAAACGGCGCGGCTATAAGGAGGAGGACATCGATCATCTGGACGACGTGAGCGCTGCGGAGCTGGCCTGGTCCAAACACAAGCTCCTGAACGAGTCCATCATCGTGGCTCTGTTTCAGGGTCAGTTCAAGTCTACGGTCCAGTGTATGAGCTGCCAGCACAAGTCACGCACCTTCGAGACCTTCATGTACCTGACTCTGGAGATGACCCCCAGCAGCAAGTGCTCTCTACAG gaCTGTCTGAAGCTCTTCTCTAAAGAGGAGCGTCTGACCGACAGCAACCGCTTCTACTGCCGCCACTGCAAGACTCACCGAGACGCCATCAAGAAGATGCAGATCTGGAAAGTTCCGCCCATTTTACTCGTACACTTGAAACG gtttAAATACGACGGCCGCTGGAGAGAGAAGCTGCAGACGCTGGTAGACTTTCCTCTGGATAACCTGGACCTCACACAGTACGTGATCGGACCCAAACAGAACCTGAAGAAGTACCACCTGTACGCTGTGTCT AATCATTACGGAGGGATGGACGGTGGTCACTACACAGCTTACTGTAAGAATCCTGTGAAGCAGCGCTGGTTCAAGTTCGACGATCACGAGGTGTCTGACATCTCCGCCTCCTCCGTCCGCTCGGCTGCCGCCTACATCTTCTTCTACTCCTCTCTATGA
- the usp8 gene encoding ubiquitin carboxyl-terminal hydrolase 8 isoform X2 translates to MPSVSTGVKDLYLSTSLGDLNKKAEIKPDKTSTRHYVQSACKIFKAAEECRLDRDEEKAYVLYMKYLTVYDLIKKRPDFKQQQDFFLSMLGPTSFKKAIEEAEKLSESLKLRYEEVEVRKQLEEKERKEERSRREERIEKDGRASLRGASEKKDSKKVKEEPNNSGCDKGSISAKDLFQLMKDPSISVLVMDARSRQDFEESQMCVPSQTCISVPEEAISPGMTVNQIELKLPEVSLDDWKRRGFVDYVVLLDWFSCVSDLRLGSTLQSLKDALYKWDSSTILRSEPLVLDGGYESWLLFYPMYTSNAKVRPPRQQTASSLPQLNFSYPSLEEPKPVSVCEEPAAAPQLNGRSSDPEPPTEPPAATPAPLTQPAKAEPPSAPTASPRHTPQVDRSKKPAVKPAASAKLSEEPPVSDAPAAHNGPVVPDRSGKPPLDPSRALSEEERREIHAQTLGLMEKARREQEQRKRALEEKEQSDRKKEEEKQQDRKKLERQTAEEEEQGDARDDKNRRTQKDVPLDPAMKSMSLDSPAPFSAREPLTRAHSEEMGRTVPGLPDGWMKFLDTVTGTYRYYHSPTNRVHLYPPEVHTPQVQPKAKPPPAAESEKEKEQERKREKEREREQSKLKRSYSSPDISQELSGERKPAAIPTFNRENKPLTAAAYTKVEITRPSAAKIRNLNPVFGGQGPLLTGLRNLGNTCYMNSILQCLCNTVAMAEYFNRNYYQDDINRANILGHKGEVAEEFSVIMKALWSGQYKMISPQDFKGTICKINNRFSSYEHQDSQELLLFLMDGLHEDLNKADKRRGYKEEDIDHLDDVSAAELAWSKHKLLNESIIVALFQGQFKSTVQCMSCQHKSRTFETFMYLTLEMTPSSKCSLQDCLKLFSKEERLTDSNRFYCRHCKTHRDAIKKMQIWKVPPILLVHLKRFKYDGRWREKLQTLVDFPLDNLDLTQYVIGPKQNLKKYHLYAVSNHYGGMDGGHYTAYCKNPVKQRWFKFDDHEVSDISASSVRSAAAYIFFYSSL, encoded by the exons ATGCCGTCCGTGTCCACCGGAGTGAAGGATCTGTATCTGTCCACATCACTGGGCGATCTGAACAAGAAAGCAGAAATCAAGCCGGATAAAACCAGCACCAGACA CTATGTCCAGAGCGCCTGTAAGATCTTCAAAGCGGCTGAGGAGTGTCGTCTGGACCGCGATGAGGAGAAAGCGTATGTCCTCTACATGAAGTACCTGACCGTCTATGACCTCATCAAGAAGAGACCGGACTTCAAGCAGCAGCAG GATTTCTTCCTGTCTATGCTCGGACCGACCAGCTTTAAAAAGGCCATTGAGGAGGCAGAGAAGCTTTCAGAGAGTTTGAAGCTCCG GTATGAGGAAGTAGAAGTGCGCAAACAgctggaagagaaagagagaaaggaggagagGAGTCGGCGAGAAGAAAGAATTGAAAAAGATGGCCGTGCTTCCCTGAGAGGAGCTTCAGAGAAGAAGGACAGTAAGAAG GTTAAAGAGGAGCCCAATAACAGCGGATGTGATAAAG GAAGCATCAGCGCTAAGGATCTGTTCCAGCTGATGAAGGATCCCAGTATAAGTGTGCTGGTGATGGATGCACGGAGCAGGCAGGACTTCGAGGAGTCTCAGATGTGTGTCCCGTCTCAGACGTGTATCAGTGTTCCTGAGGAGGCCATCAGTCCAGG GATGACGGTGAATCAGATCGAGCTGAAGCTCCCTGAAGTGTCTCTGGACGACTGGAAGCGCCGTGGCTTCGTGGATTACGTGGTTCTTCTGGACTGGTTCAGCTGCGTCTCTGACCTCAGACTGGGCTCCACTCTACAGAGCCTGAAGGACGCTCTCTATAAG tgggACAGCAGCACTATCCTGCGCAGTGAGCCTCTGGTGCTGGACGGAGGTTATGAAAGCTGGCTGCTCTTTTATCCGATGTACACCAGCAACGCTAAAGTCAGACCCCCTCGACAGCAGACGGCCAGCAGCCTGCCCCAGC TGAACTTCTCGTACCCGTCTCTGGAGGAGCCCAAAcccgtgagtgtgtgtgaggagccTGCAGCGGCCCCGCAGCTCAACGGCAGGAGCAGTGACCCGGAGCCGCCCACAGAGCCGCCCGCAGCCACACCGGCGCCGCTCACACAGCCTGCTAAAGCAGAGCCCCCCTCCGCTCCCACCGCCTCGCCCCGACACACTCCACAG GTGGACCGCTCCAAAAAACCAGCCGTCAAACCGGCAGCGAGCGCTAAGCTCAGCGAGGAGCCCCCGGTTAGCGACGCCCCCGCGGCACACAACGGCCCCGTGGTCCCTGACCGCTCCGGCAAACCCCCGCTGGACCCCTCCAGAGCCCTGAGCGAGGAGGAGCGCCGGGAGATCCACGCCCAGACACTCGGCCTGATGGAGAAAGCTCGGAGAGAGCAGGAGCAGCGCAAACGAgccctggaggagaaagagcAGAGCGACaggaagaaggaggaggagaagcaGCAGGACAGGAAGAAGCTGGAGAGACAGAcggcagaagaagaagagcaggGAGACGCCAGAGACGACAAGAACAGGAGAACACAGAAAGATGTGCCTCTGGACCCTGCCATGAAGAGCATGTCCCTGGATTCACCTGCTCCCTTCAGTGCT agGGAGCCGCTGACGCGAGCACACAGTGAGGAGATGGGTCGGACCGTCCCTGGGCTGCCGGACGGCTGGATGAAG TTTCTGGACACGGTGACGGGCACCTACAGATACTACCACTCTCCCACCAACCGCGTGCACCTGTATCCTCCGGAGGTCCACACGCCTCAGGTCCAGCCCAAAGCCAAGCCTCCGCCGGCCGCCGAGAGCGAGAAGGAGAAGGAGCAGGAGCGCAAGAGAGAGAAGGAGCGGGAGAGAGAGCAGTCCAAACTCAAACGCTCGTACTCGTCTCCAGACATCAGCCAGGAGCTGAGCGGCGAGAGAAAACCTGCAGCTATACCCACCTTCAACAGAGAgaacaa gCCGCTGACCGCCGCTGCGTACACTAAGGTGGAGATCACTCGTCCGTCTGCAGCGAAGATCCGGAACCTGAACCCGGTGTTTGGGGGTCAGGGGCCGTTGCTAACGGGCCTCCGTAACCTCGGCAACACCTGCTACATGAACTCCATCCTCCAGTGTCTGTGTAACACAGTCGCCATGGCGGAGTACTTCAACCGGAACTACTATCAGGACGACATTAACCG gGCCAATATTCTGGGTCATAAGGGCGAGGTGGCCGAGGAGTTCAGCGTCATCATGAAGGCGCTGTGGTCAGGACAGTATAAAATGATCAGCCCGCAGGATTTTAAAGGCACCATCTGTAAGATCAACAACCGCTTCTCCAGCTACGAGCACCAGGACTCTCAGGAGCTGCTGCTGTTCCTGATGGACGGCCTTCACGAGGACCTCAACAAG GCGGATAAACGGCGCGGCTATAAGGAGGAGGACATCGATCATCTGGACGACGTGAGCGCTGCGGAGCTGGCCTGGTCCAAACACAAGCTCCTGAACGAGTCCATCATCGTGGCTCTGTTTCAGGGTCAGTTCAAGTCTACGGTCCAGTGTATGAGCTGCCAGCACAAGTCACGCACCTTCGAGACCTTCATGTACCTGACTCTGGAGATGACCCCCAGCAGCAAGTGCTCTCTACAG gaCTGTCTGAAGCTCTTCTCTAAAGAGGAGCGTCTGACCGACAGCAACCGCTTCTACTGCCGCCACTGCAAGACTCACCGAGACGCCATCAAGAAGATGCAGATCTGGAAAGTTCCGCCCATTTTACTCGTACACTTGAAACG gtttAAATACGACGGCCGCTGGAGAGAGAAGCTGCAGACGCTGGTAGACTTTCCTCTGGATAACCTGGACCTCACACAGTACGTGATCGGACCCAAACAGAACCTGAAGAAGTACCACCTGTACGCTGTGTCT AATCATTACGGAGGGATGGACGGTGGTCACTACACAGCTTACTGTAAGAATCCTGTGAAGCAGCGCTGGTTCAAGTTCGACGATCACGAGGTGTCTGACATCTCCGCCTCCTCCGTCCGCTCGGCTGCCGCCTACATCTTCTTCTACTCCTCTCTATGA